One Salvia splendens isolate huo1 chromosome 1, SspV2, whole genome shotgun sequence genomic window, ACATTAATTTCTCTATGAAACCAAAAATACAAaagtaaaaacataaattacatGAAAGTGTTGGTAATATGTCCTAGTCAAAATAATGTAAACATTTGCATAATGTATCACATCCTAATCTAAGCAAATAAACATTTCTTCTGGCATTTCTTGTCGCAACCGATGCGCTAATGCAATAGGCATGTCATCGTTGAAATCCTCATCATAATCGACTCTGGCCTTGTTTGTACATATTCAGAAAATTAAACATTGATTAGTCATAATGTTACATTACTAGAAAACACAGAATTACATTATTGGCAATAACAAACTAAATGTAACACATCGGTACGAAATAATGTAAGTATCAGTTGCAACGATGTGTAAAGGCGTAATGTAAGCTTATTTACTGTACCAATAGGGAGCAGATAATGTAACTGAACAAGTTTATTAATGTAACATTCTTTAGTTTTAACACACAACAATGTAGAACATCAGTTTGAAATAATGTAAGCATTTGCTTAAATAATGTATCAAATCATATGGTAAGCAAATACAAAACCAAGAAGCATACGATGTAACTCAATAATCATATTAATGTAAcaatacaaacaaaaacaaacaataaTATAACAAATTACTTGTATATAATAATGTAAACATACGCCTAAATAATGTATCACGGTCTACTGTAAGCAGATAATGTATCCTTATGAAGCATATAATGTAACTCTAAACATTTAAAATTATAACAGATCATACCATAATACAGAATTAATATAGTCCATCAGTACAGAAGATCATATTGAGCTGATAATGTAACACATTTCATACCATACCACAAGATAATGTAGCAAACCCgtggtaaataatgtacaaattagCTTTAACAATGTATAAAAATGTGTTGTAACATATAGTTCACACACATGTCTTTTGACTTGCCTGGCTATTGGAAGAGCGACCCCTCTTCAGCATTTTCCGTATTAAGCACAAATACGCAATTACTCACTGCAAAATGACTAAATTTACACTATCAAGAATCAATTTTGACAATGAGGGAAACAAAGCACAAACGATTCAGTCTAATGAACAGAAACAATAGCCATATGAACTCAAACCCAGAAAATTGGAATCTATAATtaacataaaactaaaatatcaGTAATAAACAGAAACACAAACAATTGAAATCGATAATCACCCAAAACTAAAACAATCACTAATGAACAAAAAGCCATTtgcaaaaatcaaacaatttatgGTCCAAAAATACCTGCAAATCGTGAGTTTGTTGTTCCCCTACGCTGAAATCACTGGAATCGGTCTTCTAAAGCTGTCGTACGATGGAATAATGTACAATTTTCGTCTTGTTGACGGCGAAAATTAGGCATGAATTCAATTCCACAGTTAGATTTGGTGGCGTCTAGGGTTTGGGGAAGGATTGAATTGGGGGAAGAGAGAATGAATGAGAATTTAATTGacggagagagaagagagagattggGTTGTGAAATCGTCGCTCAAATTAATTCCGCTGAAATCTCGGAACTGCAGTTTTGAAACTGCTACACATTATTGTGTGATACCAATTTTACCCCGATAATGTAAGAAAAGGGCCAAATAATGTAGCTCGGGTGATTTAAATCATATCCATCCAATCCATATATCATATGgttgtgatttgttttgtgtataacaCTAAAGGGGTGTAAGGACCTTAATGCAcccctatttttatatactctattagttttataatacaATATGAGTATGATAAAATTAGTATAATGTGAAGTCTATTACTGAAAGTAGTAAAAAATAGTAATTAAAGGGTGAAGGAAGTAAAAATAAGACGTTTATTGGTGAATGAAAGTACTATTAAAAACATGATATGGGGCGCCGCGGGGGTGGCAGTCGGTGGTGGGGTTTGGCAAAAACTAGTTGACCCAATATTAAAATAAGATGGGTGGGCtaagtattaaaaatatcaagaaTCAATCAAGAggagtagtaattatttatcATCATCTCTTTTTCCATGAATGAAGTGAAATAGATTCTCAGCTACAACAAACAAACTCTTCTTCTGCGTTGGCACGATTCTTCCAAAACCTTTTCCCACACTCTTTTTTCTGTTTCTTACTCTGTTAAAGAGAAAGAGGGACAGACCCTTTGAGCTTTTGATTTTGATCATAAAAAGGGGTATCTTTTTATTCTAATTTCACGTGTGCCCCAATCTCTCTTAAACCCCATCATCAAAattcaatctttcttccacgcCCTACTCAATTTTCTTGGTAATTCTTTTCTTCTTGATCACTGTGGTTTTTTGGCGGCTTGTGAAATTTGTGTGCTGTGtgaattattagttttgatGGTGATAAGAGGTCTAAATTTCATGGTTTTTTTTGGGTGTCTTTTTTGGACTAAGCTGTTTTTGCAGTGAAACAGAGGAATATATGGTTGAACTTGAAACAAAAAaacatttgagcaaatgcgtcgatcCAAATCTATACTGATATTGGGTGAAAATGCAGCTTACTGTATTCATTTCATCATCAAAATCATATCTTTGTTTCTCCAAGTCTTGGAAGAGGAATTGAATGGATGTTGCTAGATTAATTGATTTTTAAGCAGACAGCTATGCAATGTAAGATTAGTTTAATGTTGATGGTTTGGTTGATGTCTTCTTATTTTAAAGATAAATGGGTTTTATCTTCTCAGTTTGCATATGGTTGTATGCTTTAATCCAACTTAGTTTCAACCATAACTATTATGCATATAACTAACTTGTACTTGGTAGAAATCAAGAAAGAAAAGGCACAACCTTTTCTTACCAAGAAGTAGTGTTATTGCTAGAAATCAAGACAAACTGTGTTCTTACTATCAAGAAGATACATACTTGTTTCATGCTTTACGTCTTTGATGCCTGACCTGTTTTCTCTTTTTCATCTACAATGTTTCCCTACTACTATTGTATGCTTTGGTGATGATAGATATCTACACTGTATTGTCAAGAAATTGGCAATTTCTTGCAGATGTTGGGGTCATAATGCAGCTATATCATCATCCATTATCCTTGGACAGCCAAAAAGTGAGGCTTGTGTTGGAGGAGAAGAACATCGATTACACATCATTCCATGTCAATCCTATCACGGGCAAGAATTTCGATTCTAGCTTCTTCAGGAAGAACCCCAATGCGAAACTCCCTGTTTTCCAGAATGGTTCCCATATCTTGTTCGACACGATTGAAATCATCCAGTACGTTGCATCTTCCTTTAGTTTCTTGGGCATTTATAGTCGTGTTTAACCTCTAGTATGCGTTTACTTTGTGTGATAAGATAGATAAAAAAGCATGTGATTGAATCCCATCAAACTAAACATGAGTTGCTTACTTGTTAGTATATCTGTGATCCCACAATTTGTTATCTTGTTATATTAAAACATAGGTACATAGAAAGAATTGCTATGGTCTCTTGTGGTGGAGAAGAATCCAGTCTGAGCAGTGGGGATGTTGTGGAATGGATATACAAGATACAGCAATGGAATCCGAAGCTATTCACCCTCTCCCACGTCCCACCTAAGTATCATCTCACGGTTTCTAAATTCCTAAGGCGTGTGATCATCGCAAGGATGGCCGAGTGCCCTGACCTTGCAAGTGCATACCATCGTAAGCTGAAAGAGGCATATGATACGGAGGACAAACTCAAAGACCCGGAAACCCTAAGACGGAGCGAAGAACATCTCGAGAGAATTCTTGATGAAGCTGATGAGAAACTAAGTGATACGACGTATTTGCTGGGTGAGGAATTCACTCTTGCAGATGTTGTATTCATCCCTGTTCTGAGTCGACTGGTGCTACTGAATCTGGAAGATAAATACATCGCTACGAGACCAAACCTCGCCGAGTACTGGAATCTTGTGAAGAAGAGGCCCAGTTACAGAAAGGTGATTGGGAAAAACTTTGATGGATGGAGAAGGCACTATACACTGTTTAAAACCTGGTGCTTTGTGAGGATCAGAAGTTTACTTAAACATTATTAGAGAATTGCATCGATTTTTTGCTATAACTGCAAATATGATTTAGGTGGATCTCTTGTTGCACTACTAAAAGAAAAAGAGACTTTTATTTACATCAATTGTTTGAAGACTAGTCACCAATGTGCTATTTGGAACATATGTATTCTTTTATGAACAGTGTTGCAATTGTGAATGTTGTATGCTATTTCCAATGTATAAGCTTGTATGGATAATGAGGCAGGTATATGGTATGGACACGAGCATGCTCTAACATGAACTGCCAATACATACATTGATACGAGATAAGGGCAATGTTCAAAACGAGGAAAGGCTTACGGTGCATACCTAGGCACCTAGAGACAAGGAAGGACGTAGTAATCGACTAATCGAAATGCTTAGTTGGAGTTGAAACTAAGCATAGATCCAGAGAATAGGGCAACCTTTCGAACTGCTACTGAATCAATGGGCAGGCGAGAGACAGTTGGTGTGAGCTATGAGAATGAATGACCTACATGTTTTTTGGACAAAAACAAGGAATGAAAGGAAGAATGAAGGTGCTTACCTTCCTGAAGGTGAGACATGAGTTTCCACAGCTGCCACCATTGCCTGTAACAGAAGATATTGCTGAAGCAACAAAAGAATAATGCAATTATGTAGGAATGTGAGTAAAGAATTGTAGGCATCATAAAGGAGAATCAGAAAGTTTTTCAACAGCTCTTATAATTAAGGCTGATCTTCACAACCAATACCAATGAATTTCACATAAAAAATTCTTTCCTATAATCCTCACTCGAGTTCGCTAAACCTACTCCTGGAAAACCGATTCTGGCATTGTTCCCAGCAGAACCCCAGCCATTTCTCATTCGAACCCATGGTGGGACTTTCGAAGGAGTAAACTTTTGCTGCGTGAAGAATTTCATTCCCAAGCTACAAGAACCTCCTTGCTGGAGATCTGGGCGGCCAATTGCAACTGAGACATGAGATGAGTCCATGCTGCATGTCTTTGTGTTTTGCTGGAAAGTTTGATTTATCAAACAAGTATCACTAGATTGTCCAGCCATTTGTATAGATGCACTCAACGATGCACATCTAGCAGATGTTGATTGGTCAAGCTCAGTGGGGGCACAAGGAGGCAGAGGTGGAAATGGATGGAATGGCACACCTGGAGCCATAGTCCAACCATCAGATATTTCTGCTTGCGGGACTTCAAATTGCTGCATGATAGAATAGGGAACTCCATAAGCGATAGGCTTACGCGCACTGAACCTCAACTGTGGTTCGCCCAATACAGCATTAACGAAGTGCTGCTTCATTTGCATCCCTCTCTCTTGGTGATCAGGAGTTGAAGAAGCATCTGATGGAATCACAGAGCCGTTACAAGGAGTTCCAAACCCAGGAGGGATATCCTCATTGTCATTATGCTTGTCCTCACCTACCAAGTCATTCCTACATCTTGATTGTGGGTGTTCCGCAGGGTTATCCCATCGGCTC contains:
- the LOC121811065 gene encoding glutathione S-transferase TCHQD-like isoform X1, which codes for MIDIYTVLSRNWQFLADVGVIMQLYHHPLSLDSQKVRLVLEEKNIDYTSFHVNPITGKNFDSSFFRKNPNAKLPVFQNGSHILFDTIEIIQYIERIAMVSCGGEESSLSSGDVVEWIYKIQQWNPKLFTLSHVPPKYHLTVSKFLRRVIIARMAECPDLASAYHRKLKEAYDTEDKLKDPETLRRSEEHLERILDEADEKLSDTTYLLGEEFTLADVVFIPVLSRLVLLNLEDKYIATRPNLAEYWNLVKKRPSYRKVIGKNFDGWRRHYTLFKTWCFVRIRSLLKHY
- the LOC121811065 gene encoding glutathione S-transferase TCHQD-like isoform X2; the encoded protein is MQLYHHPLSLDSQKVRLVLEEKNIDYTSFHVNPITGKNFDSSFFRKNPNAKLPVFQNGSHILFDTIEIIQYIERIAMVSCGGEESSLSSGDVVEWIYKIQQWNPKLFTLSHVPPKYHLTVSKFLRRVIIARMAECPDLASAYHRKLKEAYDTEDKLKDPETLRRSEEHLERILDEADEKLSDTTYLLGEEFTLADVVFIPVLSRLVLLNLEDKYIATRPNLAEYWNLVKKRPSYRKVIGKNFDGWRRHYTLFKTWCFVRIRSLLKHY